A part of Sebastes fasciatus isolate fSebFas1 chromosome 10, fSebFas1.pri, whole genome shotgun sequence genomic DNA contains:
- the gpr137 gene encoding integral membrane protein GPR137, protein MEAPVTAAPSPNSSTTPVPVPVPVPLLPAVAPSVELGFTILYTTLYAGLFLVVYVQLWLLYLYRHKRWSYQSVFLFLCLLWAALRTTLFSFYFCNALEANHLPVAVYWMLYCFPVCLQFFTLSLINLYFTQVLLKVRDTYSSDVQKGVWLARCMYGALSAVFLCINVVCAAFADRGPESRERTWNLVLVRVLVNDSLFILDAVLLAALMLLLTRHSRSTSPYLISKGTTVCRTATLGAAVILLCASRACYNLTVLILSQNHRVESFNFDWYNVSDQADLRSELGDRGYMAFGAILFIWELLPTSLLILIFRVRRPAQETSSMAVNNRVLPRPYFFDDPQGSDEDAPVPWTRSSHPHTSWYGSETAPLLFASKPPDESHQHHSFYSTPQN, encoded by the exons ATGGAAGCTCCAGTCACAGCTGCCCCATCTCCCAACTCCTCCACCACACCGGTCCCGGTCCCAGTCCCGGTCCCACTGCTTCCGGCTGTCGCCCCATCGGTCGAGCTCGGCTTCACCATCCTTTACACCACTCTGTACGCCGGACTGTTCCTGGTGGTGTACGTACAGCTCTGGCTCCTCTACCTCTACAGACACAAACGATGGAGCTACCAGAGTGTCTTTCTGTTCCTCTGCCTGCTGTGGGCTGCCCTCCGCACCACCCTGTTCTCCTTTTACTTCTGTAACGCCCTGGAGGCCAACCACCTACCTGTTGCAGTCTACTGGATGCTCTACTGcttccctgtctgtctgcagttcTTCACTCTCAGCCTTATTAACCTGTATTTCACTCAG GTGTTGCTCAAAGTGAGAGACACTTATAGCTCAGATGTGCAGAAAGGAGT GTGGCTGGCACGGTGCATGTACGGCGCACTGAGTGCCGTCTTTCTCTGCATCAACGTGGTTTGTGCGGCTTTCGCGGACAGAGGCCCGGAGTCAAGGGAGCGGACCTGGAATCTGGTCCTGGTTCGCGTCCTAGTCAACGACTCGCTCTTCATCCTGGACGCGGTGTTACTGGCCGCCTTGATGCTGCTCCTGACCAGACACTCACGCTCCACAAGCCCCTACCTGATCAGCAAG GGGACCACAGTGTGCCGGACAGCAACACTGGGAGCAGCAGTGATCTTGTTGTGTGCCAGTCGAGCCTGCTACAACTTGACGGTGCTCATTCTGTCCCAGAACCACCGAGTGGAGTCATTCAACTTTGACTGGTACAACGTCTCTGACCAG gCTGACTTGCGTAGTGAACTGGGTGACCGAGGTTACATGGCATTTGGCGCCATCCTCTTCATATGGGAGCTGCTCCCGACCAGTCTGCTCATCCTCATCTTCAGAGTTCGCCGGCCCGCTCAAGAG ACCAGCAGCATGGCGGTCAACAACAGGGTCCTACCTCGGCCATATTTCTTCGATGACCCTCAAGGCAGTGATGAGGACGCACCTGTTCCATGGACACGCAGCTCACATCCACACACAAG